A single Amphiura filiformis chromosome 19, Afil_fr2py, whole genome shotgun sequence DNA region contains:
- the LOC140141272 gene encoding uncharacterized protein, producing MFIKKGTGVLIVLFLLAVNHQCLGDDDDPLFGKHGIGLTQSVLRKTVLRNCLVYRTGLLCKRKIPNSDLFHVLQIGQRLDTGPEDFERLDKLYKRNEYMWKSHAHVHK from the exons ATGTTTATCAAGAAGGGAACGGGAGTTTTGATAGTTTTATTTCTATTGGCAGTCAACCATCAGTGTCTTGGCGATGATGACGATCCTCTTTTCGGAAAGCATGGTATCGGTTTGACACAATCAGTACTAAGGAAAACAGTACTCAGAAACTGCCTGGTCTACAGAACCGGCTTGCTTT GCAAGAGGAAAATTCCAAACAGCGACTTGTTTCACGTTCTGCAAATTGGCCAGCGTCTTGATAC AGGCCCAGAGGATTTTGAGAGACTAGACAAGCTTTACAAAAGAAATGAATACATGTGGAAGTCGCATGCGCACGTGCATAAATAA